One genomic window of Meles meles chromosome 3, mMelMel3.1 paternal haplotype, whole genome shotgun sequence includes the following:
- the LOC123939194 gene encoding olfactory receptor 2AJ1-like — protein MNHLENDTIIEFILLGLLQYTPTHLCIFILITMMFLFTLTGNSLLILLILVDCHLHTPMYFFLWQLSLIDILFTLAIVPKMMTNYLLHKEVISTSACGAQIFLGLALGGTECILLGLMSYDRYVAICKPLHYPFLVNWPLCRKMVVSSWTSGIFNALIHTVYTMRLPFCGSREINHFYCELPGVLHLSCEDTLTYETGILISTTILLLIPFSVILASYTLILVTVIQISSAKGRKKAFSTCSSHLTVVTLYYGAIIFMYMRPISSHSSGQDKVASVFYTILTPMLNPLIYSLRNKDVMGALEKILCKCSLYFKK, from the coding sequence ATGAACCATTTGGAGAATGACACTATCATTGAATTTATTCTTCTGGGTCTGCTGCAATACACCCCAACTCACTTATGCATCTTCATTCTTATCACCATGATGTTCCTTTTCACACTAACTGGAAATAGCCTCTTAATTCTGCTGATTCTCGTAGACTGTCATCTCCATACacctatgtatttctttctttggcaGCTCTCTCTCATTGACATCCTCTTCACGCTTGCCATTGTCCCCAAGATGATGACAAACTATCTTCTCCATAAGGAGGTCATCTCCACATCTGCTTGTGGTGCCCAGATCTTCCTGGGGTTGGCCCTGGGTGGGACTGAGTGTATCCTCTTGGGGCTCATGTCTTATGACAGATATGTTGCCATCTGCAAACCCTTACACTATCCATTTCTCGTGAACTGGCCCCTCTGTAGGAAGATGGTTGTTAGCTCATGGACTAGCGGCATTTTTAATGCCTTGATACACACTGTCTACACCATGAGATTACCCTTTTGTGGCTCTAGAGAAATCAATCATTTCTACTGTGAACTTCCTGGTGTCTTGCATCTCTCCTGTGAGGATACCTTGACCTATGAGACTGGGATTTTGATCAGCACCACCATTCttcttctgattccattttcAGTCATCCTTGCCTCCTACACACTCATCCTGGTCACTGTCATTCAAATATCTTCTGCCAAGGGCCGAAAAAAAGCATTCTCAACCTGCTCATCTCACCTGACGGTGGTCACTTTATATTATGGTGCTATCATTTTCATGTACATGCGGCCAATCTCTTCCCATTCTTCAGGCCAAGATAAAGTTGCATCTGTCTTCTACACTATTCTGACACCAATGCTCAACCCCCTGATTTATAGTCTTCGGAATAAAGATGTGATGGGAGCCCTGGAAAAAATTCTATGCAAATGttcactatattttaaaaagtga